Below is a genomic region from Ketobacter sp. MCCC 1A13808.
ATACCCAAATCCGCATCCAGCGGTGCCACGTTCATATCGCCCATCACAATCAGATTTTGCTGCGGCGTAAACTCCGCCTTCAGTTGCTCCAGCAACTGGCTATAAAACCATTTTTTATTGGGAAATTTTTCCGGATGATCCCGACTTTCACCTTGAGGAAAATAACCATTGATAACCGTAACCGGTTCCCCTTGATCCACTTCATAACGCGCCATAATCAGACGCTTTTGCCGCTCTGGATCATCCCCGGTAAACCCTTTCTGAACCAACACCGGCGCTTGGCGGGATAACAATGCCACACCGTAATGTCCTTTTTGTCCAAACCACTCTGCATGGAGCCCCATTGCCTTTAATTCGGCTTCAGGAAACAAGCTGTCATCGACTTTGGTTTCCTGAATGCCGATCACATCGGGATTATGTTTGGAAAGCAGTGCTTCAAGTTGATGCATGCGGGCACGAATACCATTGGTATTAAACGAAACAAACTTCATTTATTCCTCGCTAAAGCTAAACTGATTGAAAAAGTGATAATTTGCACATTGATTCAGTGAACAATTCTAACAGGATGCGCCCAGCCTTTCTTTAACCATACTTAGGCACTACAATGGCTGACGTCGATAGAGTTGGTTGCAATTCAACTTCTGCAAACAATAAAAATTGATTAAAAAATCACCGACAGGGTGCTCTGAATGACTGATCTTAGCCACATCTCTATTTTTGAAGGCCTTCCTG
It encodes:
- the xthA gene encoding exodeoxyribonuclease III produces the protein MKFVSFNTNGIRARMHQLEALLSKHNPDVIGIQETKVDDSLFPEAELKAMGLHAEWFGQKGHYGVALLSRQAPVLVQKGFTGDDPERQKRLIMARYEVDQGEPVTVINGYFPQGESRDHPEKFPNKKWFYSQLLEQLKAEFTPQQNLIVMGDMNVAPLDADLGIGADNVKRWLRTGKCCFLPEEREWLQLIADWGLTDTYRVQNPDVDDVFSWFDYRSKGFEREPKRGLRIDLILATEAMLSRLRDTGIDYDIRALERPSDHCPVWAEFDFKGK